The following proteins are co-located in the Polystyrenella longa genome:
- a CDS encoding DUF6338 family protein, with product MKFEIIDAINLLVPGLIAMWIFYGLTPHPKPPHAEQVMQALIFTLLAQLFMIPVRGIFYLCGLVSTFSEWPDSGESLLAAFGGFSLGLLLSACANNDYPHSLFRRKTLTWREKGENSSAPYWTQKNSYPHEWHAVFAKDFGYATLHLADERMLHGWIKQYPDDPFNGFFYITNLSWIKSDGSESILKGTRGMLVPAKEVVLLELFEDPTSAATEDSDDANDESINTSPNKIT from the coding sequence ATGAAATTTGAAATCATTGATGCGATTAACTTATTGGTACCTGGTTTAATAGCAATGTGGATCTTTTATGGTCTCACTCCGCACCCTAAACCACCACACGCAGAGCAAGTCATGCAGGCGCTTATTTTTACATTACTCGCTCAACTCTTCATGATCCCCGTGCGGGGTATATTTTATTTATGTGGATTGGTCTCGACTTTCTCCGAGTGGCCAGATAGCGGCGAATCATTACTTGCAGCCTTTGGTGGGTTCTCATTAGGGCTTCTACTTTCGGCTTGCGCAAACAATGACTATCCGCATAGTCTTTTTCGTAGAAAAACCCTCACATGGAGAGAAAAGGGTGAGAACTCTTCAGCTCCTTATTGGACACAAAAAAATTCATATCCACACGAATGGCACGCTGTGTTTGCCAAGGACTTTGGGTATGCAACTCTTCATCTAGCAGACGAACGAATGCTTCACGGATGGATTAAACAGTATCCCGACGATCCTTTTAACGGTTTTTTCTATATTACGAATTTAAGTTGGATTAAATCCGATGGCTCAGAATCAATACTGAAAGGCACTCGCGGGATGCTGGTTCCAGCAAAAGAAGTTGTTTTACTTGAGCTTTTCGAAGATCCAACTTCTGCAGCAACAGAGGATAGTGACGATGCAAATGATGAATCAATAAACACCTCTCCCAATAAAATCACTTAA
- a CDS encoding ATP-binding protein: MTVFTGLRQSALVICALLALLAGEVTHAYGEIDRSSCCAGAEFCISPTAEAARPVESSLAGFFSNLFDTSSYPARWNCGQWSSMEGWLHIISDLGIFIAYFGIPVSLLYFIRKRRDIPFNSIFFLFAAFILFCGAGHLLEAIIFYYPLYRVAGLLKLATAMVSLVTLVVLFKLIPKALELPGLISTNEMLRQADATKSEFLANMSHEIRTPLTAILGFSEVLRDEDVSPQEKQHAVETIHRNGSHLLALINDILDLSKVEAGKLELEYRETNPRKIVEEVQELLSERAASRNLQLVPEFKGEIPQLIRTDPTRLKQALVNLVGNAIKFTENGKIRLVVQHNELESRLSFEVIDTGIGMSIEQMKRIFQPFGQADSSTTRKYGGTGLGLMITKTIASLLGGDVNVSSDLGEGSRFQFWICPEVIKQSSLKTEGASDNMDAPIAASQANRTGRILLVEDGLDNQRLISFLLKKAGFTVDIAGNGKIGMEETIDRWMSGEPYDLVLMDMQMPVMDGYTATRKLRDAQYPGHIVAVTAHAMKGDESSCIKAGCDAYLSKPIDRQAMIDEITRRMSEDRFVFDESVQDATRAHSR, encoded by the coding sequence ATGACCGTTTTTACCGGTCTACGACAATCTGCTTTAGTTATCTGCGCTCTGCTCGCCTTGCTGGCGGGAGAGGTGACGCATGCCTATGGAGAAATTGACCGCAGCAGTTGCTGCGCGGGAGCTGAGTTCTGTATTTCGCCAACAGCAGAGGCAGCACGTCCAGTGGAAAGTTCTCTGGCAGGATTCTTCTCCAACCTGTTTGACACTTCAAGTTATCCTGCGAGATGGAATTGTGGTCAATGGTCTTCAATGGAGGGATGGCTGCATATCATTTCTGATCTCGGAATCTTTATCGCCTATTTTGGAATTCCAGTTTCTTTGCTCTACTTCATTCGGAAGCGGAGAGACATTCCTTTTAATAGCATCTTCTTCCTGTTTGCCGCATTCATTCTGTTTTGCGGGGCAGGGCACTTACTCGAAGCGATCATTTTTTATTATCCGCTGTACCGTGTCGCCGGTCTGTTAAAACTGGCGACCGCCATGGTTTCGCTGGTGACATTGGTTGTTCTGTTCAAACTGATTCCCAAAGCGCTGGAACTTCCGGGGCTAATTTCCACAAACGAAATGCTGCGACAGGCCGACGCGACGAAGTCGGAATTTCTGGCGAATATGAGCCATGAAATTCGTACTCCGCTGACGGCTATTCTCGGATTTAGTGAAGTTCTACGAGATGAAGATGTCTCCCCTCAAGAGAAGCAACACGCAGTCGAAACCATCCATCGGAATGGTTCTCATCTCTTGGCATTGATAAACGATATTCTTGATCTTTCCAAAGTAGAAGCAGGTAAGTTGGAACTCGAGTACCGAGAAACCAATCCACGTAAGATCGTCGAAGAAGTGCAGGAATTACTTTCAGAACGTGCCGCATCTCGAAACTTGCAACTGGTCCCCGAGTTTAAAGGGGAGATCCCGCAGTTAATTCGAACTGATCCGACACGCTTGAAACAAGCCTTGGTTAATCTGGTAGGGAACGCCATCAAGTTCACAGAGAACGGGAAGATTCGGCTCGTAGTGCAGCATAATGAGCTAGAGAGCCGATTGAGTTTCGAAGTGATTGACACTGGCATTGGTATGTCGATCGAACAGATGAAACGCATTTTCCAACCGTTTGGCCAAGCCGATTCGTCAACGACTCGTAAATACGGTGGGACGGGACTGGGGCTGATGATAACGAAAACAATCGCCAGCTTACTTGGTGGAGACGTGAACGTATCGAGCGATTTGGGAGAAGGGTCCCGTTTTCAATTCTGGATCTGCCCGGAAGTGATCAAACAATCCTCGCTGAAAACCGAGGGTGCTTCCGACAATATGGACGCCCCCATCGCCGCTTCTCAGGCAAACCGAACGGGACGGATATTGCTGGTGGAAGATGGACTCGATAATCAGCGACTGATTTCTTTCCTACTCAAAAAAGCAGGGTTTACAGTCGATATTGCCGGGAACGGAAAAATTGGAATGGAAGAAACGATTGATCGTTGGATGTCGGGCGAACCTTACGATCTCGTTTTGATGGACATGCAGATGCCGGTAATGGATGGATACACGGCAACCCGCAAATTACGTGATGCACAATATCCGGGCCACATAGTCGCTGTGACCGCTCACGCAATGAAGGGGGATGAATCCTCCTGCATCAAGGCGGGGTGTGATGCCTACCTGTCCAAGCCGATTGACCGACAGGCTATGATTGACGAAATCACGCGCCGCATGAGTGAAGACCGCTTCGTCTTTGATGAATCGGTTCAAGACGCAACTAGAGCGCATTCCAGATAA
- a CDS encoding ion transporter — MSQKRSDDVEKQPLPWRERWYEIIFEADTPAGKLFDVLLLIAILLSVFVVMLESVSSVYQANKNLIDGTEWFFTILFTIEYVARIVSARRPFRYIFSFYGVVDILSILPTYLTLLVLFDFEVDTLTRLTVVRALRLLRVFRVFKLTHMLSEATALRQAIWASRAKVAVFITFVVIAVVIVGSAMHLIEGQNNPGFKSIPQSMYWAIVTMTTVGYGDTAPTTITGKTVASFMMILGYCFIIIPTGIVSAELSQAVRNKVTTQVCPECMAEGHDLDATHCKYCGARL, encoded by the coding sequence GTGAGCCAAAAGCGATCTGACGACGTCGAAAAGCAACCGCTGCCCTGGCGGGAGCGTTGGTACGAAATCATTTTCGAAGCCGACACCCCGGCAGGGAAGCTGTTCGACGTCCTGTTGTTGATTGCGATTCTACTGAGCGTATTCGTCGTCATGTTGGAGAGTGTCAGCTCGGTATACCAAGCGAACAAAAATTTGATTGATGGAACAGAATGGTTCTTTACCATTCTATTTACCATCGAATACGTCGCCAGAATTGTCTCTGCCCGTCGTCCGTTTCGGTACATCTTCAGTTTTTATGGTGTTGTCGACATTCTATCGATCCTGCCAACTTATCTGACGCTTTTGGTCCTGTTCGATTTTGAAGTAGACACGCTGACAAGACTGACTGTTGTGCGTGCCCTTCGTCTGTTGCGTGTATTTCGTGTTTTCAAATTGACGCACATGTTGTCGGAAGCAACAGCGTTGCGACAGGCAATCTGGGCTTCCCGGGCGAAAGTTGCCGTCTTCATTACGTTCGTCGTGATAGCCGTCGTGATTGTAGGTTCCGCAATGCACTTGATTGAAGGACAGAACAACCCAGGCTTCAAGTCGATCCCGCAGAGCATGTACTGGGCTATCGTGACGATGACTACTGTTGGTTACGGGGACACCGCCCCGACGACCATTACAGGCAAGACGGTAGCTTCATTTATGATGATCCTGGGATACTGTTTCATCATCATACCAACAGGGATCGTCTCGGCAGAACTATCTCAGGCCGTTAGGAATAAAGTCACAACGCAAGTCTGCCCGGAATGCATGGCGGAAGGACACGATTTAGACGCGACGCACTGCAAATATTGCGGGGCTCGTTTGTAA
- a CDS encoding class I SAM-dependent methyltransferase, producing MSDPKYYDYRQNRMINIDTEGCELVEWKQKFETCPFARHTKGFKIFLSPDKLAANDEYAESDPYNVEKQIDSQFHQRRFGITIDLLQQAEKHLKRPLKILDLGCGEGHITQLMLDRFPTAEVTGLDYAVSAIEYAHEHFPDIDFCVGDATSGPYAQEYFDVVVCNNLWEHVPDPMHLLREMDKFLKPGGFIIVSTPSRYRISNLFRVLLGKPVAFMSEHHVTEYTVGQVIEQFRFGGFQVIEMLSRPISTGSLLGRILRKIINIWINLIKSHHQLEATVFYLAQKPATKTPGRSL from the coding sequence ATGTCAGACCCGAAATACTACGACTATCGCCAGAACCGCATGATCAACATCGATACGGAGGGTTGCGAACTTGTCGAATGGAAACAGAAATTTGAGACATGCCCCTTTGCTCGGCACACAAAGGGTTTCAAGATATTTTTGTCCCCTGATAAACTGGCGGCAAATGATGAATATGCAGAATCAGATCCTTACAACGTCGAAAAACAGATCGACAGCCAATTTCACCAGCGTCGATTCGGGATCACCATCGATCTGCTGCAGCAGGCTGAGAAGCATCTGAAACGACCGTTGAAGATTCTCGATCTCGGTTGCGGCGAAGGTCACATTACCCAGCTGATGCTCGATCGATTTCCCACGGCTGAAGTTACTGGACTCGACTACGCTGTCTCCGCAATTGAATATGCCCATGAGCACTTTCCGGACATCGACTTCTGCGTAGGCGACGCCACTTCAGGCCCCTATGCACAGGAATACTTCGATGTGGTTGTCTGCAACAATCTGTGGGAACATGTCCCCGACCCCATGCATCTGCTGAGAGAGATGGATAAGTTCCTGAAACCGGGCGGCTTCATCATCGTCTCGACTCCGAGTCGCTACCGCATTTCCAACTTGTTCCGAGTCTTGTTAGGAAAACCTGTCGCATTCATGTCGGAACATCATGTGACTGAGTACACCGTGGGGCAGGTGATCGAGCAGTTTCGATTTGGTGGATTTCAGGTCATCGAAATGCTCAGCCGCCCGATTTCCACGGGCAGCCTACTGGGCCGAATCTTGAGAAAGATCATTAACATCTGGATCAACCTGATTAAATCGCATCATCAACTCGAAGCAACCGTCTTCTACCTGGCCCAAAAACCAGCAACGAAAACGCCCGGTCGATCACTTTGA
- a CDS encoding MerR family transcriptional regulator, whose product MTASKIQREVMTPPQLAQRWGVKPFKVLGWIRSGELPAMDISTNRGVGRPRFKVLMTDVLAFEQRRKVQTPIKPQRRVRRSDPNVIEFF is encoded by the coding sequence GTGACAGCAAGCAAAATACAGCGAGAAGTAATGACGCCCCCTCAACTGGCTCAACGTTGGGGAGTGAAGCCCTTTAAGGTTCTCGGCTGGATTCGTTCGGGAGAACTTCCGGCGATGGATATCAGCACCAACCGAGGAGTCGGACGCCCGCGATTTAAGGTTCTGATGACGGACGTACTCGCATTCGAGCAACGTCGCAAGGTCCAGACCCCTATTAAGCCTCAACGCCGTGTGCGGCGATCCGATCCGAATGTGATCGAGTTCTTTTAG
- a CDS encoding RNA-binding protein, whose product MTTIPQTSLNGHASSRLTDPASPGNVANAPDKTAPIKYPAPVLLETFYYVSRVPRDWQSQTSHSASPRCIPPLEYSVTAEITAALNRATMKARIDSDTVYVWYVCVPRKKMYSTLRIQVPNGWSPIDEYDMPPTGLRGGYSREDRKKALGHINSVIGNLKTGKATKTWAIAACPIRPDYVKYYLEQRSKRTAWKPLFNVITTAGDVLQAHISKGEAHQFADKFNSLNQHSETEANVVQAI is encoded by the coding sequence ATGACTACGATTCCCCAAACCTCGCTTAATGGTCATGCCTCAAGTCGATTGACCGACCCCGCTTCCCCTGGCAACGTTGCCAATGCGCCGGACAAAACGGCTCCGATTAAGTATCCGGCGCCGGTTCTGCTCGAAACGTTCTATTATGTCAGTCGGGTGCCCCGAGATTGGCAGTCTCAAACGTCACATTCAGCATCACCTCGATGCATTCCACCTCTGGAATATTCCGTAACTGCCGAAATCACAGCGGCACTGAATCGGGCAACTATGAAGGCACGAATCGACAGCGATACCGTTTATGTTTGGTACGTGTGTGTGCCTCGTAAGAAGATGTATTCCACGTTGAGGATTCAAGTTCCAAACGGCTGGAGCCCGATTGATGAATACGATATGCCCCCGACAGGCTTGCGAGGAGGTTATTCACGTGAGGATCGAAAGAAGGCACTGGGTCATATTAATAGTGTGATCGGAAACCTTAAAACGGGTAAGGCAACGAAAACGTGGGCTATTGCAGCCTGCCCGATCCGTCCTGACTATGTGAAATACTACCTGGAGCAGAGGTCAAAACGCACAGCCTGGAAACCTCTCTTCAATGTCATCACGACAGCGGGCGATGTTCTTCAGGCCCACATTTCTAAAGGTGAGGCCCACCAGTTCGCCGATAAGTTCAATAGCCTGAACCAACACTCGGAAACTGAAGCCAACGTCGTACAGGCGATCTGA
- a CDS encoding Gfo/Idh/MocA family protein, translated as MINPKTPNNLNRRDLLKAGAALTATALPLNNARPAAAAEPTQKLRTAHIGVGGMGGADLNQVATHPRVEVTALCDIDSGILEKASQSHPSAKTYQDYRQLFAELAGEIDAVVVSTPDHTHAPAAMMGLNHDKPVYCQKPLTHEIYEARQLRLVAEQKQLPTQMGIQVSSSAQYRGATQLIQGGIIGKVSDVYVWSHKNWGYDGPAFEGEDAIPESVAWDLWLGTAAERPYKKGVYHRSQWRKLIDFGTGTLGDMGVHICDTPYRALQLTAPLWARTTCRPPTGVGHPEQNKVEYEFPGTAHTTETLKWTWFDGAMSPPDLSKFNLPADLKLHDQAAFFVGEEGTLLLPHVANPRKFVDGKEVPVEMPKLEIKNHYHQWVDACLGEDETISSFSYGGPLTEALLLGVVANRFPGKTLEWNAEKMEVTNLPAANKLIRRNYREGFEVNGL; from the coding sequence GTGATAAATCCAAAGACTCCCAATAATTTGAACCGCCGTGATCTTTTGAAAGCAGGAGCCGCGTTAACGGCGACTGCTCTTCCGCTCAACAACGCCCGACCTGCAGCGGCTGCTGAACCAACCCAAAAATTACGGACGGCTCACATTGGGGTCGGTGGTATGGGGGGAGCAGACTTGAACCAAGTCGCGACTCATCCACGCGTCGAAGTCACTGCTCTCTGTGATATAGATTCCGGCATTCTGGAAAAGGCGTCTCAAAGTCATCCCAGTGCGAAGACATACCAGGATTACCGGCAACTCTTCGCCGAATTGGCGGGCGAAATCGATGCCGTGGTCGTCTCCACACCAGATCACACGCATGCCCCGGCAGCAATGATGGGACTGAATCACGACAAACCCGTTTATTGCCAAAAGCCACTGACCCACGAGATCTACGAAGCGCGACAATTGCGTCTGGTAGCGGAACAGAAACAATTACCGACTCAGATGGGGATCCAAGTCTCTTCCTCCGCCCAGTACCGGGGAGCAACTCAGTTGATCCAGGGAGGGATCATCGGCAAAGTCAGTGACGTTTACGTCTGGTCACACAAAAACTGGGGCTACGATGGTCCTGCATTCGAAGGTGAAGATGCGATTCCAGAATCAGTCGCCTGGGACCTCTGGCTGGGAACAGCGGCCGAACGCCCCTACAAGAAGGGAGTCTATCACCGCTCTCAGTGGAGGAAGCTGATCGATTTCGGAACAGGTACGTTGGGCGACATGGGCGTTCACATCTGTGATACTCCCTACCGTGCACTTCAATTGACTGCTCCCCTCTGGGCCCGCACAACGTGCCGACCTCCAACAGGCGTCGGTCATCCCGAGCAGAACAAAGTCGAGTATGAGTTCCCCGGAACGGCGCACACCACAGAGACATTAAAGTGGACTTGGTTCGACGGTGCCATGTCTCCTCCCGATCTTTCCAAGTTTAATCTGCCCGCTGATCTGAAACTCCACGATCAAGCCGCCTTCTTCGTCGGAGAAGAAGGGACTCTCCTGTTACCACATGTGGCCAATCCTCGGAAATTCGTCGATGGTAAAGAAGTCCCAGTCGAGATGCCCAAACTGGAAATTAAAAACCATTATCATCAATGGGTCGATGCATGCCTGGGTGAAGACGAGACGATCTCCAGCTTTAGCTATGGCGGTCCTTTGACAGAAGCTTTATTATTGGGCGTCGTGGCGAACAGGTTCCCGGGCAAGACGCTGGAATGGAACGCCGAAAAAATGGAAGTGACCAATCTGCCCGCTGCTAATAAACTGATTCGCCGAAACTATCGAGAAGGATTCGAAGTTAACGGACTATAA
- a CDS encoding DNA primase family protein has protein sequence MTNAGFVATTNAQGAGQWRKDYARYFKNRHVVILPDQDTDGLKHGENVAANVFPKAASVKVIHLTEVGHKGDVTDWFESEENTPERLMEIVKAGECWKPEAVATLPPEADIHFLDSKSDSILPDCPVASDKGRTELANSRRFLRLFGDRCLYCHPWKKWLIWNQVRWEIDRSGAIRQLAKEMIDQLWHEVADCPDEDSIKFARDSAKNSGITALLKLAESEVPIMPTDLDQNEWLLNCPNGTVDLRTGKLREHRKEDYITKLCPTNFNPESESYLWDQFLEQIFPDEGLADFVQRLFGYTLTGSTVEHVLPIFWGKGANGKSTVLEVLMSVIGSDYASKAPQTMLVASNGDRHPTELADLFGKRLVVCTETEESRKLNEALVKELTGGDKIRARKMREDFWEFLPTHKLILCTNHKPVVAGTDNGIWRRLLLIPFSQTFSPDQQDKKLKEKLLALSEGILAWAVLGCVDWVNGGLQIPQLIDSATNEYRSDEDVLGQFIDDKCLTGAIAYKIKAGQLFKAFEEWCEESGQQTSTQKKFGQRLAEMGFQKTRSNGWWYQSIALR, from the coding sequence TTGACGAATGCTGGATTCGTTGCCACGACAAACGCTCAAGGCGCGGGGCAATGGCGGAAGGACTACGCCCGCTATTTCAAGAATCGGCATGTTGTCATTCTTCCCGATCAAGATACAGACGGATTGAAACATGGAGAAAATGTTGCCGCGAATGTTTTCCCGAAAGCAGCGAGCGTGAAGGTCATTCATTTGACAGAAGTTGGACATAAGGGCGACGTCACTGATTGGTTTGAGTCTGAAGAGAACACGCCTGAAAGACTGATGGAAATAGTCAAGGCTGGCGAATGCTGGAAGCCAGAAGCTGTGGCAACGTTGCCACCTGAGGCAGATATTCACTTTCTCGATTCGAAATCCGATTCCATTCTGCCCGATTGTCCAGTTGCTTCGGACAAAGGTCGCACCGAGTTAGCAAACTCACGGCGTTTCTTGAGGCTATTCGGTGATAGATGCCTTTACTGCCACCCTTGGAAAAAGTGGTTGATCTGGAATCAAGTGCGATGGGAAATCGATCGCTCGGGTGCAATTCGTCAACTTGCTAAAGAGATGATCGATCAACTGTGGCATGAAGTCGCAGATTGTCCTGATGAAGACTCAATCAAGTTTGCTAGGGACTCCGCGAAGAATTCAGGCATTACAGCTTTGTTGAAGTTGGCGGAATCTGAAGTCCCCATAATGCCGACCGATTTAGATCAAAACGAATGGCTGTTGAATTGCCCAAATGGAACGGTCGATCTACGGACAGGGAAACTTAGGGAGCATCGAAAAGAAGATTACATCACCAAGCTTTGTCCAACTAATTTTAATCCCGAATCGGAATCCTATTTGTGGGATCAGTTCTTAGAACAAATCTTCCCTGATGAAGGACTGGCCGACTTCGTTCAACGTCTCTTCGGTTACACCCTCACAGGATCAACGGTGGAACACGTCCTTCCGATTTTCTGGGGAAAGGGTGCCAATGGAAAAAGCACAGTGCTTGAAGTCTTAATGAGCGTAATCGGCTCTGACTATGCGTCAAAAGCACCGCAAACAATGCTGGTTGCCAGTAATGGCGACAGACACCCAACAGAACTCGCTGACCTATTTGGAAAGCGATTGGTTGTTTGTACGGAAACAGAGGAAAGCCGAAAGCTGAATGAAGCTCTGGTCAAAGAATTGACGGGTGGTGACAAGATTCGGGCAAGGAAAATGAGAGAGGATTTCTGGGAATTCTTACCGACTCATAAATTGATTCTGTGCACCAATCACAAGCCAGTCGTAGCGGGAACAGATAACGGGATATGGCGGCGACTACTTCTCATCCCCTTTAGTCAAACATTCTCCCCAGACCAACAGGACAAGAAACTCAAGGAAAAGCTCCTTGCTTTGTCTGAAGGGATACTCGCCTGGGCTGTTCTTGGATGCGTTGATTGGGTCAATGGTGGCTTACAAATACCTCAACTAATTGACTCTGCAACTAACGAATATCGATCAGATGAAGACGTTTTAGGTCAGTTCATTGATGACAAATGTTTAACCGGAGCAATTGCATACAAGATCAAAGCAGGACAACTTTTTAAGGCTTTTGAAGAGTGGTGTGAAGAATCAGGGCAACAAACTTCTACACAAAAGAAGTTTGGACAACGACTTGCGGAAATGGGGTTCCAAAAGACAAGGAGTAATGGTTGGTGGTATCAATCAATCGCGTTGAGATAA
- a CDS encoding phage major capsid protein: protein MVTMPEQQMMITAATETVLEAKQNGDVKIDLLAYTGGFLRVAGWETPVIIDLNGLTISDQIPFLVDHENTLSSTVGYGHAIVRDFQVWATGILSSASAKASEVIGLHKSGVQFQCSVGTVVQEIERVPVNQTIYVNGKAIKADHPFMVARKSKLNEISIVTIGADPETLVRIAANFHSGEIYMSGKSTTTESGDTTNQTQEKNVTAPVTTLNASGNNITEADERTVENERARIAGVIEACNGEYPKIQAKAIGEGWDVQKTELEVLRAGRPTAPAGVGGGSSNHTTQGQILEAALCFSCGLTEEQAGQHYDERTIEAALSSKYQNVGLHDVLISVLNAAGRHNPSGNRITVDTIKAAFSANQSLQANFSTVSLPGIVSNVANKSMLSAYNAVNTTWQHFCRVESNSDFKQHTRYRLTGKGEFSQIAPSGELKHVSLQEQEYTSKLETSGAIISITREMMINDDLSALSQLPAIMGRMAAIKLEKEVYTLLLSNPSNFFAAGNNNYFDGADSVLSIDSLTEADQYFTDQVDENGDPILINPEILLVPSTLKTTARQIVRDTTVEINPTANTPTPSGNPHAGAYKAVATPWLNSQNLSGASASAWYLLTNGNDVAVMEVAFLGGRKSPFIETADTSFDTLGMQMRSYFDFGVAMGDPRGGVKSKGAAA, encoded by the coding sequence ATGGTAACCATGCCCGAACAACAGATGATGATTACAGCGGCGACTGAGACCGTCCTGGAAGCGAAGCAAAACGGCGATGTCAAAATCGACCTGCTCGCTTATACGGGTGGCTTTCTTCGCGTTGCTGGATGGGAAACCCCCGTCATCATCGACCTGAACGGGCTCACCATATCCGACCAGATTCCTTTTCTGGTCGACCATGAAAACACCCTGAGTTCAACGGTCGGTTACGGTCACGCGATTGTTCGTGACTTCCAAGTCTGGGCAACCGGGATTCTTTCTTCTGCCTCTGCTAAAGCATCCGAAGTGATCGGACTGCACAAAAGCGGAGTTCAATTTCAATGTTCTGTGGGGACTGTGGTTCAAGAGATTGAGCGCGTCCCTGTTAATCAAACTATCTACGTAAACGGCAAAGCGATAAAGGCCGATCATCCCTTCATGGTTGCACGTAAGTCGAAACTCAATGAGATTTCGATTGTGACCATCGGAGCCGATCCCGAGACCCTGGTTCGCATCGCGGCTAACTTTCACTCAGGAGAAATATACATGTCGGGTAAATCTACAACGACCGAAAGTGGCGACACTACGAACCAGACTCAAGAGAAAAACGTTACAGCACCTGTGACGACGTTGAACGCCAGCGGGAACAATATCACCGAAGCTGACGAACGTACTGTTGAGAATGAACGTGCCCGCATTGCTGGCGTCATCGAAGCCTGTAACGGGGAATACCCCAAGATTCAGGCCAAGGCGATTGGCGAGGGCTGGGATGTTCAGAAAACGGAACTGGAGGTCCTTCGAGCTGGTCGACCAACCGCACCGGCTGGCGTTGGCGGTGGAAGTAGCAACCACACTACTCAAGGGCAGATTCTGGAAGCGGCATTGTGTTTCAGTTGCGGACTGACAGAAGAACAAGCCGGCCAGCATTACGACGAACGGACCATTGAGGCGGCGTTATCGTCCAAATATCAAAACGTTGGACTCCATGACGTTCTGATTTCCGTTCTCAATGCAGCAGGCCGACACAACCCCTCTGGAAATCGAATCACCGTCGACACAATCAAGGCGGCATTCTCTGCGAATCAATCGCTGCAAGCGAACTTCTCGACGGTCTCCCTGCCTGGTATCGTCTCGAACGTCGCCAACAAATCTATGTTGTCGGCCTACAATGCGGTGAATACGACCTGGCAGCACTTCTGCAGAGTCGAGTCGAACAGCGACTTCAAACAGCACACTCGTTATCGGCTGACTGGTAAAGGGGAGTTTTCACAAATCGCCCCGTCGGGTGAGCTGAAACACGTGAGCTTGCAAGAGCAGGAATACACTTCGAAGTTGGAAACATCCGGAGCTATCATTTCGATCACACGCGAGATGATGATCAATGACGACCTTTCAGCCCTATCTCAACTCCCTGCGATCATGGGCCGCATGGCGGCGATCAAATTGGAGAAAGAAGTTTACACGCTGCTGTTGAGCAACCCGAGTAACTTCTTCGCGGCGGGCAACAACAACTATTTCGACGGGGCTGATTCTGTGCTCTCGATCGACAGCCTGACTGAGGCCGATCAATACTTCACTGATCAAGTCGATGAAAACGGCGATCCGATTTTGATCAACCCTGAAATCTTGCTGGTACCGTCGACATTGAAGACGACAGCCCGCCAGATTGTCCGTGACACGACGGTTGAGATTAATCCGACGGCCAACACTCCCACGCCATCAGGCAACCCACACGCCGGAGCCTACAAAGCAGTAGCGACTCCCTGGCTGAACAGTCAGAACTTGAGCGGCGCCAGTGCTTCCGCCTGGTACCTGCTTACGAATGGCAATGACGTCGCGGTCATGGAAGTGGCATTTCTGGGAGGTCGCAAGTCACCGTTCATTGAAACAGCAGACACCAGCTTCGATACGCTGGGAATGCAAATGCGAAGCTACTTCGATTTCGGCGTTGCCATGGGTGATCCCCGCGGCGGCGTGAAATCCAAAGGGGCGGCCGCATAA